From a region of the Oncorhynchus keta strain PuntledgeMale-10-30-2019 chromosome 13, Oket_V2, whole genome shotgun sequence genome:
- the LOC127906726 gene encoding adventurous-gliding motility protein Z-like, which translates to MGAQGRYHSTPLMKVHMDQVQTLKTEIESLKADWQKVKHYLRAEIQVTADALAESQAALAESQAALAESQAALAESQAALAESQAALAESQAALAESQAALAESQAALAESQAALAESQAALAESQAALAESQAALAESQAALAESQAALAESQAALAESQAALAESQAALAESQAALAESQAALAESQAALAESQAALAESQAALAESQAALAESQAALAESQAALAESQAALAESQAALAESQAALAESQAALAESQAALAESQAALAESQAALAESQAALAESQAALAESQAALAESHAALAESQAALAESQAALAESQAALAESQAALAESQAALAESQAALAESQAALAESQAALAESQAALAESQAALAESQAALAESQAELAESQAALAESQAALAESHAALAESQAALAESQAALAESQAALAESQAALAESQAALAESQAALAESQAELAESQAALAESQAALAESQAENDALKRAGNEMESQSLPGTTVSSGAPPPTGRVIIPDGCIRSSVQPD; encoded by the exons ATGGGGGCTCAGGGGCGGTACCATTCTACTCCTCTGATGAAGGTGCACATGGATCAGGTTCAAACTTTGAAGACAGAGATCGAGTCATTGAAGGCAGACTGGCAGAAAGTGAAACATTATCTGAGGGCAGAGATACAGGTGACAGCTGATGCATTGGCAGAGAGTCAGGCAGCATTGGCAGAGAGTCAGGCAGCATTGGCAGAGAGTCAGGCAGCATTGGCAGAGAGTCAGGCAGCATTGGCAGAGAGTCAGGCGGCATTGGCAGAGAGTCAGGCAGCATTGGCAGAGAGTCAGGCAGCATTGGCAGAGAGTCAGGCGGCATTGGCAGAGAGTCAGGCAGCATTGGCAGAGAGTCAGGCAGCATTGGCAGAGAGTCAGGCAGCATTGGCAGAGAGTCAGGCGGCATTGGCAGAGAGTCAGGCGGCATTGGCAGAGAGTCAGGCGGCATTGGCAGAGAGTCAGGCAGCATTGGCAGAGAGTCAGGCGGCATTGGCAGAGAGTCAGGCAGCATTGGCAGAGAGTCAGGCAGCATTGGCAGAGAGTCAGGCGGCATTGGCAGAGAGTCAGGCAGCATTGGCAGAGAGTCAGGCGGCATTGGCAGAGAGTCAGGCTGCATTGGCAGAGAGTCAGGCGGCATTGGCAGAGAGTCAGGCAGCATTGGCAGAGAGTCAGGCAGCATTGGCAGAGAGTCAGGCAGCATTGGCAGAGAGTCAGGCTGCATTGGCAGAGAGTCAGGCGGCATTGGCAGAGAGTCAGGCAGCATTGGCAGAGAGTCAGGCAGCATTGGCAGAGAGTCAGGCGGCATTGGCAGAGAGTCAGGCAGCATTGGCAGAGAGTCAGGCGGCATTGGCAGAGAGTCAGGCTGCATTGGCAGAGAGTCAGGCGGCATTGGCAGAGAGTCAT GCAGCATTGGCAGAGAGTCAGGCGGCATTGGCAGAGAGTCAGGCGGCATTGGCAGAGAGTCAGGCAGCATTGGCAGAGAGTCAGGCAGCATTGGCAGAGAGTCAGGCTGCATTGGCAGAGAGTCAGGCGGCATTGGCAGAGAGTCAGGCTGCATTGGCAGAGAGTCAGGCAGCATTGGCAGAGAGTCAGGCTGCATTGGCAGAGAGTCAGGCGGCATTGGCAGAGAGTCAGGCGGCATTGGCAGAGAGTCAGGCAGAATTGGCAGAGAGTCAGGCAGCATTGGCAGAGAGTCAGGCTGCATTGGCAGAGAGTCACGCAGCATTGGCAGAGAGTCAGGCAGCATTGGCAGAGAGTCAGGCAGCATTGGCAGAGAGTCAGGCAGCATTGGCAGAGAGTCAGGCAGCATTGGCAGAGAGTCAGGCAGCATTGGCAGAGAGTCAGGCAGCATTGGCAGAGAGTCAGGCAGAATTGGCAGAGAGTCAGGCGGCATTGGCAGAGAGTCAGGCAGCATTGGCAGAGAGTCAGGCAGAGAATGACGCGTTGAAGAGGGCGGGGAACGAGATGGAGTCACAATCCTTGCCAGGCACAACTGTGAGCTCTGGAGCTCCACCTCCAACAGGCAGAGTCATCATACCTGACGGGTGCATCAGGTCATCGGTTCAACCTGACTGA